A region of Paenibacillus thiaminolyticus DNA encodes the following proteins:
- a CDS encoding CAP domain-containing protein — protein MVRFFVLAVLLLVTGCSAQNNMMQKQATPEQTRISPHAHTAAPNSVLTQASSTATSGTERSSITTKEAENGVPLDLLELIQTPAGNPANQAPTGNPETKEPTGSTGQAQEGLNDTKNNDSSQFEQQVLDLVNQERSKTGLSSLSMSEELSNMAMVKAQDMYNNNYFDHNSPTHGSPFDMMKKFGITYNSAGENIAKGQPSPTQVMNDWMNSPSHKANILNNSYTHIGIAYYNNTWVQEFKG, from the coding sequence ATGGTAAGGTTTTTCGTCTTAGCAGTATTATTATTGGTCACAGGCTGTTCGGCCCAGAACAATATGATGCAAAAGCAAGCGACTCCTGAGCAAACACGAATTTCACCTCATGCTCATACTGCTGCGCCAAACTCTGTCCTCACACAAGCATCATCAACAGCTACGTCTGGGACAGAGAGATCATCTATTACAACAAAAGAAGCAGAAAATGGAGTTCCATTGGATTTGTTGGAGCTGATTCAAACACCGGCTGGAAATCCAGCAAACCAGGCACCTACAGGAAATCCTGAAACAAAGGAGCCGACAGGTTCAACAGGACAAGCACAGGAAGGTCTAAATGATACTAAGAATAATGATTCCTCCCAATTCGAGCAACAGGTTCTGGATCTAGTAAATCAAGAAAGATCCAAAACAGGGCTAAGTTCCTTGAGTATGAGTGAAGAATTGTCAAATATGGCTATGGTCAAGGCACAGGACATGTACAACAACAATTACTTTGATCATAATTCTCCAACACATGGATCCCCCTTCGATATGATGAAGAAATTCGGGATCACATACAATTCCGCTGGAGAAAACATCGCAAAAGGGCAACCCAGCCCTACCCAGGTTATGAATGATTGGATGAATAGCCCGAGCCACAAAGCAAATATACTGAATAATAGTTATACCCATATCGGTATTGCTTACTATAACAATACATGGGTCCAGGAATTTAAGGGATAA
- a CDS encoding GNAT family N-acetyltransferase, which yields MRKLSICPVTRDNWEKAIQIRIHEEQVLFVPSIYEALTYAYIKPWDEALDPFLIYEEEVAIGFFYISYTPNSADNYWLGGFQIDKSYQGKGYGKLALRRIIDFIRETHPLCRLISLTVEQDNKAAQRLYESIGFVNQQENNQDGEVICKFFQN from the coding sequence ATGAGAAAACTATCTATATGTCCCGTCACACGGGATAATTGGGAGAAAGCCATTCAAATTAGGATTCATGAGGAGCAAGTGCTTTTTGTTCCTAGCATTTATGAAGCATTGACGTATGCGTATATCAAGCCATGGGATGAGGCGCTGGATCCTTTCCTTATATATGAAGAAGAGGTCGCGATAGGATTCTTCTACATTAGTTATACACCGAATAGCGCGGATAATTACTGGCTTGGCGGGTTCCAAATCGATAAATCATACCAAGGAAAAGGATACGGCAAGCTGGCATTGAGAAGGATCATTGATTTCATTCGCGAGACTCATCCTCTATGCAGGCTGATCTCCTTAACGGTTGAACAGGACAACAAGGCAGCTCAACGGCTGTATGAAAGTATTGGCTTTGTGAACCAACAGGAGAATAATCAAGACGGTGAAGTCATTTGTAAATTTTTTCAAAATTAA
- a CDS encoding serine hydrolase translates to MGNTIIRDSATKSGAKYFGSNRIEREEVACDLIKELTGYNIAELITERICKPMNLTDTEWISVPKEKLVCDFQATDGYASVRIESHEGHERNLYASVRDLAQWGNLHLNKGLIKS, encoded by the coding sequence TTGGGCAATACCATAATAAGAGATTCAGCAACAAAATCAGGTGCTAAATATTTTGGATCAAATCGTATTGAACGCGAGGAAGTTGCGTGTGACCTCATAAAAGAACTTACAGGATATAATATTGCTGAACTAATTACAGAACGAATATGTAAACCGATGAACTTAACTGACACGGAGTGGATTTCGGTACCTAAAGAAAAATTAGTTTGTGATTTTCAAGCTACAGACGGCTATGCATCCGTTAGAATTGAGTCACATGAAGGCCATGAAAGAAATCTGTATGCAAGTGTGAGAGACCTGGCACAGTGGGGGAATTTACATCTAAATAAAGGTTTAATAAAATCATAA
- a CDS encoding serine hydrolase domain-containing protein — MKNQLVRWKVRRFTCRLWLGLSLFIFLLVFHPSEIFADINHLDETIKRIEIEIETNMKTHHIPGMAFALVDKKGVLYSRGFGLLDIRDDSAKVNEQTNFMLGSLSKVFVSLAVMQLYEKGILDIDLPVVHYLPWFSAKEATLSNQIKVRHLLNHSSGLPDRLNVHDITSLDKQDRINKMIRKISEVQLTGQPGEIFEYTNMNTDLLQILIEEVTGEPFAQYMKQHIFVSLDMERTGYFAFDGSHLSNSATGHRYHWGQLEPFKEELSYATSGSAGLSSNVSDLAKFIVNLLNDGEGHRSSPISSDSIDQMFMPNQYGAGFNWHVFPHNIYMEGGLPGFTTILILSADKSFGLVLLSNSKQDITFHSGFNLFRIVAGGTPKPLLASDFPHVSLSARLIVMLTALIGLGLVCVAGMIGWGLWKGRRRFVFGKPNGRKLAIPLLILSLFFGFMYYIYILLPVNIGVPSLHDYKKDPDIVQGLEIFTSTFAAFTIILCLKLLFFVRGNGR, encoded by the coding sequence GTGAAGAATCAGTTAGTGAGGTGGAAAGTGAGAAGGTTTACATGTAGATTATGGCTTGGTTTAAGCCTTTTTATTTTTTTGCTTGTATTTCATCCATCTGAGATTTTTGCTGACATTAATCATTTAGATGAGACAATCAAACGGATCGAAATTGAAATAGAGACGAACATGAAGACACATCATATTCCGGGTATGGCGTTTGCACTCGTTGACAAAAAGGGTGTTTTATATTCCAGGGGATTTGGTTTGTTGGATATAAGGGATGATTCTGCGAAGGTGAATGAACAAACGAATTTTATGCTGGGCTCATTATCTAAAGTATTCGTTTCGTTAGCTGTCATGCAGCTTTATGAGAAGGGCATTCTGGATATTGACCTGCCGGTAGTCCATTATCTACCGTGGTTTTCGGCAAAAGAGGCTACGCTTTCCAACCAGATCAAGGTACGCCATTTGCTAAATCATTCAAGCGGTTTGCCTGACAGACTGAATGTACATGACATTACTTCACTCGATAAACAAGACCGGATCAATAAGATGATCCGCAAGATTAGCGAGGTGCAATTGACCGGACAGCCAGGCGAAATATTTGAGTATACGAATATGAATACGGATTTGCTGCAGATTCTGATCGAAGAAGTTACGGGGGAGCCATTTGCACAATACATGAAGCAGCATATTTTTGTTTCGCTTGATATGGAACGAACCGGGTATTTTGCTTTTGATGGGAGTCACCTGTCCAATTCAGCGACTGGACATCGCTATCACTGGGGACAGCTAGAACCCTTTAAGGAAGAATTGTCCTATGCCACCTCCGGTTCAGCAGGATTATCGTCCAATGTTAGCGACTTGGCGAAATTTATCGTAAATTTATTGAATGATGGTGAAGGACATAGAAGTTCGCCCATCTCATCAGACAGCATTGATCAAATGTTCATGCCTAATCAATATGGAGCAGGATTCAACTGGCATGTATTTCCTCATAATATTTATATGGAAGGCGGATTGCCGGGTTTTACGACAATCCTGATTCTTTCTGCTGACAAATCTTTTGGTCTTGTTCTTTTGTCCAATTCCAAACAAGACATTACTTTTCATTCCGGTTTTAATCTATTCCGAATCGTGGCAGGAGGAACTCCCAAGCCTTTACTTGCATCTGATTTTCCGCACGTAAGTTTAAGCGCCAGGCTCATTGTGATGCTCACGGCGCTGATAGGCCTAGGGTTGGTATGCGTAGCAGGAATGATCGGTTGGGGTTTATGGAAAGGAAGGAGAAGATTTGTTTTCGGTAAGCCCAATGGAAGAAAGCTGGCTATTCCACTGCTTATCCTGTCATTGTTCTTTGGTTTCATGTATTACATTTACATTTTGCTTCCCGTCAATATCGGGGTGCCTTCATTGCACGACTATAAAAAAGATCCAGATATCGTGCAGGGCCTAGAGATATTTACGAGCACATTTGCTGCATTTACGATCATACTGTGCTTGAAGCTGCTTTTCTTCGTAAGGGGGAACGGGCGATGA
- a CDS encoding metallophosphoesterase family protein: MKIAAVYDIHGNYHALKSVFHELEEEDVEKVIIGGDLSWGPQPREVMDFLYSQKEKFIFIMGNSDREMYEYYLNPKHPEDFVDEMNCWCVEQLTKEQLEWIVSFRKFYEIEGKLFVHGSPRSDTESIRVDTPESEVYEMIKGIEQDKMICGHTHIQFVREIYDKQIINAGSVGLQSRAKGACWLLLNDEEIQLKVTKYDFQKAAHSILAGECPYKEDFAEHILNPPYEGP, encoded by the coding sequence ATGAAAATCGCTGCGGTTTATGATATTCATGGTAATTATCATGCTTTAAAATCTGTATTTCACGAACTTGAAGAAGAGGATGTAGAGAAAGTTATAATTGGTGGGGATTTATCTTGGGGACCGCAACCACGAGAAGTTATGGATTTCCTTTACTCACAAAAAGAAAAATTTATTTTTATCATGGGTAATAGTGATAGAGAGATGTATGAATACTACCTGAATCCAAAACACCCTGAAGATTTTGTTGATGAGATGAATTGCTGGTGTGTTGAACAGCTTACCAAGGAACAATTAGAATGGATTGTGTCTTTTCGTAAGTTTTATGAAATTGAAGGTAAATTATTTGTTCATGGATCTCCAAGAAGTGATACAGAGTCAATACGAGTTGACACTCCAGAAAGTGAAGTTTATGAAATGATAAAAGGAATTGAACAAGATAAAATGATATGTGGTCATACGCATATTCAATTTGTTCGTGAAATTTATGATAAACAGATAATTAATGCAGGAAGTGTAGGTTTACAAAGCAGAGCTAAAGGTGCTTGCTGGTTATTACTTAATGACGAAGAAATTCAATTAAAGGTTACTAAGTACGACTTTCAAAAAGCTGCTCATTCCATTTTAGCAGGAGAGTGCCCATATAAAGAAGACTTTGCAGAACACATCTTAAATCCACCATACGAAGGGCCATAA
- a CDS encoding GNAT family N-acetyltransferase, whose protein sequence is MATIFSLPFIRGLYLHFLPELGKIKPMSPPANFSYEVVGKDEVSKLLGLEGFDNAIISDMTHPYHTVLVILAKKNGKIVGMAGACNVCTKMWQIGIEVLPGYRHLGLATYLVNCLTFEVLNRGRVPLYDVISSNIASQRVAYRVGYYPKASVLFLDGTRCVATAPWLSDV, encoded by the coding sequence TTGGCTACTATATTTTCTTTACCATTCATCAGAGGACTTTACTTGCATTTTCTTCCTGAACTCGGAAAAATAAAGCCGATGTCACCGCCGGCCAATTTTTCGTATGAAGTGGTTGGGAAGGATGAAGTTTCCAAGTTGTTGGGGCTCGAAGGATTTGATAATGCAATTATATCTGATATGACTCATCCCTATCATACTGTATTGGTCATACTTGCCAAGAAAAATGGTAAAATTGTTGGCATGGCAGGGGCGTGTAATGTATGTACAAAGATGTGGCAAATTGGTATAGAGGTACTTCCTGGATACCGTCATTTGGGATTGGCAACTTATCTTGTAAACTGCCTAACTTTTGAAGTATTAAATCGTGGTCGTGTACCACTTTACGATGTTATCTCAAGTAATATCGCCTCACAGAGAGTGGCTTACCGGGTAGGATATTATCCGAAGGCTTCTGTACTTTTTTTAGATGGGACACGCTGCGTGGCTACCGCCCCTTGGTTGTCAGATGTATAA
- a CDS encoding alpha/beta hydrolase: MKETRIYKQVNNCSIYADIYYQGANSPVIVYIHGGALIFGGREMLSSEQIEFFTHSGFSLVNIDYRLAPETEFECIIEDIRDALDWVRTTATEWYDFDIENIAVMGSSAGGYLSLLTGTMDIKPKAIVSFYGYGDILGEWYAQPSEFYCKKPMITRGSAIKQIGDEELTAGKWNRFEFYLYCRQQGVWIQEVTGMDRMNDLDKLTQFNPINNVSADYPPTLFLHGDQDTDVPYEQSVIMHEKLKGKGVYSKLITMEGADHVFDRNFKEPSVQRAFHDVLDFLKAYLV, encoded by the coding sequence ATGAAAGAAACAAGAATATATAAACAAGTTAATAACTGTTCAATATATGCAGATATTTATTACCAGGGCGCGAATTCGCCGGTTATTGTGTACATTCATGGAGGAGCATTGATTTTCGGCGGCAGAGAAATGCTTTCCTCAGAACAAATCGAGTTTTTTACCCATTCAGGGTTCAGTTTGGTTAATATTGATTACCGGCTAGCACCAGAAACAGAATTTGAATGTATTATAGAAGATATTAGAGATGCATTGGATTGGGTGAGAACAACAGCAACAGAATGGTATGATTTTGACATCGAGAATATTGCGGTAATGGGTAGTTCCGCAGGCGGTTACCTGAGTTTATTAACGGGAACAATGGATATAAAACCTAAAGCCATTGTCTCATTCTACGGATATGGAGATATTCTAGGTGAGTGGTATGCTCAGCCTAGTGAGTTTTACTGCAAGAAACCGATGATTACTAGAGGATCCGCAATAAAGCAAATAGGTGATGAAGAACTAACCGCTGGTAAGTGGAATAGATTTGAGTTTTATCTTTATTGCCGCCAACAAGGGGTTTGGATTCAAGAAGTAACAGGAATGGATCGTATGAATGATTTAGATAAACTAACCCAATTTAATCCAATAAATAATGTTTCGGCAGACTATCCACCCACATTATTTCTTCATGGGGATCAAGATACGGATGTTCCCTATGAACAATCTGTAATTATGCATGAGAAGCTCAAGGGAAAGGGAGTTTACTCTAAACTCATTACAATGGAAGGTGCGGATCACGTTTTCGATCGTAATTTTAAAGAGCCATCTGTGCAAAGAGCATTTCATGACGTCTTGGATTTCCTTAAAGCCTATTTGGTGTAA
- a CDS encoding DUF6933 domain-containing protein yields the protein MYGGAADTPANLTASRPAAKAPVELGETDPLFSWHVNILQLRRKHIIFVNDSSRLCLIVNGIRSSQVVKLQEKFISELKEYLLLEGVKRSLINQYLFEAGEVSIGKTNAKSVLGTMNEMSFYCKSAEFDHTFDLCAWLNSLMYKPINYEEPIKVFKQTLETKYS from the coding sequence ATTTACGGGGGAGCGGCGGACACCCCTGCGAACCTAACCGCGTCGCGGCCGGCAGCTAAAGCTCCTGTTGAATTAGGGGAGACAGACCCTCTGTTTAGTTGGCATGTGAATATTTTGCAACTCAGGAGAAAGCACATCATATTTGTTAATGATTCTAGTCGCTTATGTTTAATCGTTAATGGCATCAGGAGTTCCCAAGTAGTCAAATTGCAAGAGAAGTTTATATCCGAACTGAAAGAATATTTACTGTTAGAAGGAGTGAAAAGAAGTCTAATCAATCAATATTTATTTGAAGCAGGGGAAGTAAGCATAGGCAAAACAAATGCTAAGAGTGTTCTTGGAACCATGAATGAAATGTCATTTTATTGTAAAAGCGCGGAGTTTGACCATACGTTTGATCTGTGTGCTTGGTTAAACTCGCTGATGTATAAACCAATTAATTATGAAGAACCTATTAAAGTATTCAAGCAAACCCTGGAAACCAAATATTCATAA
- a CDS encoding NUDIX hydrolase, with amino-acid sequence MSFPKHQVTAGAVIYNDQNQIVLIRNPKRGWELPGGHIEEKENIKNALIREIKEETGLDIEISKFCGISQEVSKSIINTWWTGTVIGGELCTSIESIEVDYFEKEEAINQIEKEEFKIEIEHVMNTELHPFVIIFN; translated from the coding sequence ATGTCATTCCCAAAGCATCAAGTAACAGCAGGAGCCGTCATATATAATGATCAAAATCAAATCGTGCTAATAAGAAATCCAAAGAGAGGATGGGAATTGCCAGGAGGACACATTGAAGAAAAAGAAAATATTAAAAATGCACTAATTAGAGAAATTAAAGAAGAAACAGGTCTTGATATAGAAATAAGTAAGTTTTGTGGGATTAGTCAAGAAGTCAGCAAGTCAATCATTAACACTTGGTGGACGGGAACCGTAATTGGAGGGGAGCTTTGTACTAGCATTGAGAGTATTGAAGTTGACTACTTCGAGAAGGAAGAGGCAATAAATCAAATCGAGAAAGAAGAATTTAAGATAGAAATCGAACATGTGATGAACACAGAATTACACCCATTTGTAATAATCTTTAATTAA
- a CDS encoding MBL fold metallo-hydrolase — protein sequence MLNKIGKSIYYLSNQNDKERPTLGLVCGDKYSLVIDGGNSVQHAKDFLHEIETLNVPPVKYLVITHAHWDHFLGMNEFNAAIIVNRLTHQRMNEWRSYSYDDRSLKEYVDSNKMTLQCMEIIQNEIPERDSFKLNTPDIVFEGSLHIDLGNKVCILERIRSTHTDDSTIVYIPDEKVIFLGDSAYGTTTNSLFHYKQSRLLPMIEDIQKYDANHFLLGHESICDINEMNVFWQELISSSRAAKSISLDRAIECFEQDNNRYPNENELFFLKAFVNDHILNQNRN from the coding sequence ATGCTAAATAAAATAGGGAAATCTATCTATTATTTATCTAACCAAAATGATAAAGAAAGACCGACATTAGGATTAGTGTGCGGGGATAAATATAGCCTTGTAATTGACGGCGGAAATTCAGTTCAACATGCTAAAGATTTTTTACATGAAATAGAAACTTTAAATGTTCCGCCCGTTAAATATTTGGTCATCACTCATGCGCATTGGGATCATTTCTTAGGGATGAATGAATTCAATGCTGCGATCATTGTTAATCGTCTAACTCATCAACGGATGAATGAGTGGCGAAGCTATTCTTATGATGATCGTTCTCTCAAAGAATATGTAGATTCCAATAAGATGACTTTACAGTGTATGGAGATTATACAGAATGAAATACCGGAGAGGGACTCTTTTAAATTAAACACTCCAGATATAGTTTTCGAAGGGTCTCTCCATATTGATTTGGGGAATAAGGTTTGTATTCTTGAAAGAATTAGAAGTACTCATACTGATGATTCCACAATCGTTTATATACCGGATGAAAAAGTCATTTTTTTAGGAGACAGTGCTTATGGAACAACGACTAATTCATTATTTCATTACAAACAATCTCGGTTGCTGCCGATGATCGAGGATATTCAAAAGTATGATGCGAATCATTTCTTACTTGGTCATGAATCAATTTGTGATATTAATGAGATGAATGTATTTTGGCAAGAGCTCATCTCCAGCAGCAGAGCCGCAAAATCCATATCTTTAGACAGAGCTATAGAGTGTTTTGAGCAAGATAATAATAGGTATCCTAATGAGAATGAACTTTTCTTTTTAAAAGCTTTTGTTAACGATCATATATTAAATCAGAATAGAAATTAA
- a CDS encoding GNAT family N-acetyltransferase: MEVVLKDIDETNWQECIFLTTDPDKNHYLVEKFVASNAVSIAQSKIEKGWIIKAIYSEDTMVGFTMYGYSEEDKCFELCRIMIDYKFQRQGFGRKALSLIIKEMSKNKECSEIYLSFDPENHSAKKLYEEFAFENTGKIVDDEVLYCLKL; the protein is encoded by the coding sequence GTGGAAGTAGTATTAAAGGACATAGACGAAACGAACTGGCAAGAATGTATTTTTCTAACGACTGATCCTGATAAAAATCATTACCTTGTAGAGAAATTTGTAGCTTCAAATGCAGTATCGATTGCCCAATCAAAGATAGAAAAAGGATGGATAATAAAAGCAATTTATAGTGAAGATACTATGGTGGGATTTACAATGTATGGGTATTCAGAGGAGGATAAATGTTTTGAATTATGCCGTATTATGATTGATTATAAATTTCAACGTCAAGGATTCGGTAGAAAGGCACTAAGTCTCATCATTAAAGAGATGAGTAAGAACAAGGAATGCTCAGAAATATATTTATCGTTTGACCCAGAAAACCATTCCGCAAAAAAACTATATGAAGAATTTGCATTTGAAAATACAGGTAAAATCGTAGACGACGAAGTTCTTTATTGCTTGAAATTATAA
- a CDS encoding GNAT family N-acetyltransferase → MNIPRPGRKTNPFTYMTNVYTLPEHRGKGLGSQMLRQIERWSRKNEFEFIIFWPSEWSIEFYERNGYKHVKNPWN, encoded by the coding sequence ATGAATATACCTAGACCTGGGAGGAAGACAAATCCATTTACATATATGACAAACGTATATACATTGCCGGAACATCGGGGAAAGGGATTAGGAAGCCAGATGCTTAGACAGATTGAACGGTGGTCAAGGAAGAATGAATTTGAATTCATCATCTTTTGGCCAAGTGAATGGAGTATAGAGTTTTATGAACGAAATGGATATAAGCATGTAAAGAACCCATGGAATTAA
- a CDS encoding phosphotransferase enzyme family protein, translated as MLDFFQLDTDKERRLLLARARIVALTALQRYEIEWERIQFIQLSDTITYQIETSMQQRYLLRIHSERCSKEEICSELALLQALTQSEGLNVPEGVAGKDGSYVMEIDTEMGYRRPYVTLMRWVEGQHASEMTDNQIYRMGAMMGRLHESAARITLPPGFTRPEWGVDSFAGEMKKLERYYSRFLSEQAWSIYQAAAEKIMSHVSVMEKNEDNYGLIHGDLHSGNIIFNGEEPCPIDFGRCGYGYYLYDMAGALLELSPKQREYFIEGYESARKLPLDYVRDVECFFVMFMIENGCHHASNPEETNNLISEQPFALAYLRKFLQQSSFLFRRIEPVSMGYSAAAPLSKE; from the coding sequence ATGTTAGATTTCTTTCAATTGGACACGGATAAAGAGAGAAGATTACTGTTAGCGCGAGCGAGAATTGTAGCTCTCACCGCACTGCAGCGGTATGAGATCGAATGGGAAAGAATACAATTCATTCAGCTATCGGATACGATTACGTATCAGATCGAGACGAGCATGCAGCAGCGCTATTTGCTTCGTATTCATTCAGAACGGTGCAGTAAAGAAGAGATATGCTCAGAGCTTGCGCTGCTACAGGCTCTGACTCAATCCGAAGGACTGAACGTGCCGGAAGGAGTAGCGGGCAAGGATGGCTCCTATGTCATGGAAATTGATACAGAAATGGGATATCGCCGGCCCTATGTTACGTTAATGCGCTGGGTGGAAGGACAACACGCTAGTGAAATGACGGACAACCAAATTTATCGAATGGGGGCGATGATGGGACGTCTTCATGAGTCAGCAGCCAGGATTACGCTGCCTCCCGGCTTTACTCGTCCGGAATGGGGAGTGGACAGCTTTGCAGGCGAGATGAAGAAGCTGGAGCGTTATTATTCTCGTTTCTTATCCGAACAAGCATGGAGCATATACCAAGCTGCCGCAGAAAAAATCATGTCGCATGTCTCCGTTATGGAGAAAAATGAGGATAACTATGGTCTGATCCATGGGGATTTACATTCCGGGAACATCATATTTAACGGAGAAGAGCCTTGTCCGATTGATTTTGGACGATGTGGATATGGCTATTACCTCTATGATATGGCAGGGGCTTTATTAGAGCTTAGCCCGAAGCAGCGAGAATATTTTATTGAAGGATATGAGAGCGCGAGAAAGCTGCCTCTGGACTACGTTCGCGATGTAGAATGCTTTTTCGTCATGTTCATGATCGAGAACGGCTGTCATCATGCTTCCAACCCGGAAGAGACGAACAATCTCATATCCGAACAACCTTTCGCATTAGCGTATTTACGAAAGTTTTTACAACAATCATCGTTTTTATTTCGGAGAATCGAGCCAGTGAGCATGGGCTATTCTGCTGCCGCTCCCCTGAGTAAGGAATGA
- a CDS encoding CD3324 family protein produces the protein MKYVNADHVFPEALIREIQKYIQGGLVYIPTPKSLHKKWGENTGSRQLLNRRNADIRHQFEEGLTIDDLAEQYCLSEESIKKIVYAKS, from the coding sequence ATGAAATATGTGAACGCAGATCATGTTTTCCCAGAGGCATTAATCCGGGAAATACAGAAATATATCCAAGGCGGATTGGTGTATATCCCCACACCCAAGTCGCTGCATAAGAAGTGGGGCGAGAATACAGGCAGCAGACAGCTGTTGAACCGGAGAAACGCGGATATCCGCCATCAATTCGAAGAAGGTTTAACGATTGATGATCTTGCGGAACAGTACTGCCTGTCGGAGGAAAGCATCAAAAAGATCGTATATGCAAAATCATAG
- a CDS encoding class III lanthipeptide, which translates to MNAVLELQKLAHDTDGKGQAADAGITTIITICSVLSVYKCC; encoded by the coding sequence ATGAATGCCGTATTGGAACTGCAAAAATTAGCGCATGACACTGATGGTAAAGGCCAGGCAGCGGATGCAGGAATCACAACAATCATAACAATATGCTCGGTATTAAGTGTTTATAAGTGCTGCTAA
- the yfmF gene encoding EF-P 5-aminopentanol modification-associated protein YfmF, whose translation MDEIAIRSSEQNGLHLHLCNTDKFKTISIMLTMKSPLQKDLITARALIPHILNGGSKNYPHHKLIKQKLDEMYGATLSPDVKKEGDNHIISFRMEIPAAQYLNVTNALLESALDLLHDIVYSPVLENGVFNSSIVEQEKRSLKQRLASMYNEKMLYTSVRLIEEMFEGEPYQLPAYGSEKDIDSLSDLSIYQIYEDLLQNDRFDLYIVGAFNEDEVKLMVHDVFSEQHNNKPVNTISPARKDRNGIKIIQDKQDVNQGKLLLGYRTYSTIQDEDFEATRLANAIFGRYPSSKLFINVREKKSLAYFVFSQLESNKGLLLTMAGIDFDNYERAVEIIREQEYAMKEGNFTEDEVEQGKAMLINLLLEAYDTPLGIIDISMEAVDSGFSSNIVDQINRINRVSKSDVIRAANKWELDTIYFLNRKE comes from the coding sequence ATGGATGAAATAGCTATTCGTTCGAGTGAACAAAACGGGTTGCACCTTCATCTTTGCAACACAGATAAATTTAAGACAATTAGTATAATGTTGACGATGAAGTCACCTCTTCAAAAAGATTTAATTACTGCAAGAGCATTAATTCCCCATATTCTGAATGGAGGTTCAAAAAATTACCCACACCATAAGCTAATAAAACAAAAGCTTGATGAGATGTACGGTGCAACTCTTTCCCCAGATGTAAAAAAAGAGGGAGACAATCATATTATATCTTTTAGAATGGAGATCCCTGCAGCTCAATATCTTAATGTGACTAATGCGTTACTAGAATCAGCTTTGGATTTATTACACGATATTGTTTACAGTCCCGTTCTTGAAAATGGGGTATTTAATTCTTCAATCGTCGAACAAGAAAAGCGCTCCTTAAAGCAACGACTTGCCTCAATGTATAATGAGAAAATGTTATATACTAGTGTTCGTTTGATAGAAGAGATGTTTGAAGGTGAACCGTATCAGCTTCCTGCATATGGTAGCGAGAAAGATATTGATTCCCTTAGTGATTTATCCATTTATCAAATCTATGAAGATCTGCTTCAAAACGATCGGTTTGATTTATACATCGTTGGTGCTTTTAATGAGGATGAGGTTAAACTTATGGTCCATGACGTTTTTTCTGAACAGCATAACAACAAACCTGTAAATACCATTTCTCCAGCTAGAAAAGATAGAAATGGTATTAAGATTATTCAGGATAAACAGGACGTAAATCAAGGAAAGCTTCTTTTGGGTTATAGAACTTATTCGACAATACAAGATGAGGATTTTGAAGCTACAAGGTTGGCAAACGCGATTTTTGGCAGATATCCATCTTCCAAATTATTCATTAATGTGCGTGAAAAGAAAAGTCTTGCTTATTTTGTATTTTCCCAACTAGAGAGCAATAAAGGGTTGTTATTAACGATGGCCGGAATTGATTTCGATAATTATGAACGTGCAGTTGAAATTATAAGAGAACAAGAGTACGCAATGAAAGAAGGTAACTTCACTGAGGATGAAGTTGAACAAGGTAAAGCAATGTTAATTAACCTATTACTTGAAGCATATGATACTCCTTTAGGAATTATAGATATATCCATGGAAGCGGTTGATAGCGGGTTTTCAAGTAACATAGTTGATCAGATAAACAGAATAAATAGGGTATCCAAAAGCGATGTCATTCGCGCTGCTAACAAATGGGAACTTGATACAATCTACTTTTTAAATAGAAAGGAGTAA